Proteins co-encoded in one Afipia sp. P52-10 genomic window:
- a CDS encoding branched-chain amino acid ABC transporter permease, whose product MIRSLLVISIFAAAALVAGAVLDPRGYIVRVVCLMLLAASLGQCWNIVGGLANQISLGHAAFFGIGAYTTTILQIRYGISPWIGLFLGAAIAGLVGFLISIPTMRLKGSYFALATLAFGEACRIFATAAAGLTGGPQGISVPFVGNSWAMMQFRGAGPYVPILVGLFILISVIFVVLSNGKLGYLLRATRESEDAAEVAGVNTLGVKLAGSTISAALTAVVGTMFVQFNFFIDPDIVFNPTSVSIRAALITIVGGVGILTGPIFGAIAIVTMEEVLSAYLSNQAAGVAPLIFGGLLIAIVLWKPAGLSAISFSRKRALS is encoded by the coding sequence ATGATCCGCTCGCTACTCGTTATCTCGATCTTTGCGGCGGCTGCGTTAGTCGCGGGCGCCGTGCTTGATCCGCGTGGTTACATCGTGCGCGTGGTCTGCCTCATGCTGCTGGCAGCATCGCTCGGTCAATGCTGGAATATTGTCGGCGGGTTGGCCAACCAGATATCGCTGGGGCATGCGGCATTCTTCGGGATCGGCGCATACACCACGACCATCCTTCAGATCCGTTACGGAATCTCGCCCTGGATCGGATTGTTTCTGGGGGCAGCGATCGCCGGGCTGGTCGGATTTCTCATCTCGATTCCGACGATGCGTCTCAAAGGATCGTACTTTGCACTCGCCACGCTGGCGTTCGGCGAAGCCTGCCGCATCTTCGCGACGGCCGCAGCTGGTTTAACAGGCGGTCCGCAGGGCATTTCTGTGCCGTTCGTGGGAAATTCCTGGGCCATGATGCAGTTTCGTGGCGCAGGCCCTTACGTTCCGATCCTCGTCGGTCTTTTCATTCTGATCAGCGTCATATTTGTCGTCCTGTCGAACGGAAAGCTTGGCTATCTTCTCCGGGCCACGCGCGAGAGCGAGGACGCAGCAGAGGTCGCGGGTGTGAATACGCTCGGCGTCAAGCTTGCAGGCAGCACCATCTCCGCGGCGTTGACAGCCGTGGTCGGGACGATGTTCGTGCAGTTCAATTTTTTCATTGACCCGGACATCGTGTTCAATCCGACGAGCGTCTCGATCCGCGCTGCCCTGATCACAATCGTCGGCGGTGTCGGCATACTGACTGGACCGATCTTTGGCGCCATCGCCATCGTAACCATGGAAGAGGTGCTGTCAGCGTACTTGTCCAATCAGGCGGCGGGCGTCGCGCCTTTGATCTTCGGTGGGCTTTTGATCGCCATTGTGCTGTGGAAGCCGGCAGGGTTGAGCGCGATCTCGTTCTCGAGGAAAAGGGCCTTGTCATGA
- a CDS encoding ABC transporter substrate-binding protein, whose amino-acid sequence MRRTLMLAAVVGVMAGTQAWAVEPVKVGVLVPLSGPTSQFGINIRNGVELALEDIKATGGIKSLGADVELVYADVPAPNAAAAAVQRLVSQDKVVGIVGAFVSSTTLAASEVTERLGVPMITHSFADQITGRGYKYIFQVSNKASTIGQKQFDYAVEIAKRSGKPVTKAAILYEDTAYGTAQAKGLREAAAAAKIPVTLDESYPLNVTDASPLVNKIRASGADLVFPVSYFNDALMIIRTMRQQKLDIPTVGGAAGYIIPDFKKGLGEFAEGVFSIAPANYDNAPEIAARYKAKHGVFMAHEALMYGAAFQHMVKAIDEAKSRDPEKIRDAIAKLKKCDGFSAGLSGGCTAFDANGLTSVASPIFVQWRGDDIATVYPPEAAKALPVWYGREVK is encoded by the coding sequence ATGCGCAGGACATTGATGCTGGCGGCGGTGGTTGGAGTGATGGCGGGGACGCAGGCTTGGGCTGTGGAGCCCGTGAAGGTTGGAGTTCTGGTGCCGCTCAGTGGCCCGACCTCACAATTCGGGATCAATATCCGCAATGGCGTCGAGTTGGCGCTGGAGGACATCAAGGCAACCGGCGGCATCAAGTCGTTGGGCGCAGATGTCGAACTCGTCTATGCGGACGTGCCGGCTCCGAATGCGGCCGCGGCGGCTGTGCAGCGCCTGGTGAGTCAAGACAAGGTTGTCGGCATTGTCGGCGCGTTCGTCAGCTCGACTACGCTGGCGGCCTCCGAGGTGACAGAACGCCTGGGTGTGCCGATGATCACGCACTCGTTCGCCGACCAGATCACGGGTCGCGGTTACAAATACATCTTCCAGGTATCGAACAAGGCCTCAACCATCGGCCAGAAACAGTTCGATTACGCTGTTGAGATTGCCAAGCGCTCGGGCAAGCCGGTCACAAAGGCCGCTATCCTCTATGAGGACACCGCCTATGGCACAGCACAGGCCAAGGGACTTCGTGAGGCGGCCGCTGCCGCAAAAATCCCGGTGACGCTTGACGAGAGCTATCCGTTGAATGTCACCGACGCTTCGCCGCTGGTTAACAAGATCCGTGCATCCGGTGCCGATCTCGTCTTCCCTGTGTCGTATTTCAACGACGCATTGATGATCATCCGCACCATGCGGCAACAGAAGCTGGATATCCCGACCGTCGGCGGCGCGGCCGGTTACATTATCCCGGACTTTAAGAAGGGGCTCGGCGAATTCGCTGAGGGCGTATTCTCGATTGCTCCCGCAAACTATGACAATGCTCCCGAAATCGCAGCGCGCTACAAGGCCAAGCACGGCGTTTTCATGGCCCATGAAGCCTTGATGTATGGCGCCGCGTTCCAGCACATGGTGAAGGCGATCGACGAGGCGAAGTCTCGCGATCCAGAAAAGATCCGTGATGCGATCGCCAAGTTGAAAAAGTGCGACGGCTTCTCGGCGGGGCTTTCCGGTGGCTGCACGGCATTTGACGCCAACGGCCTGACGTCGGTGGCGTCTCCGATTTTCGTGCAGTGGAGAGGCGATGACATCGCAACGGTCTATCCGCCGGAAGCCGCCAAGGCATTGCCGGTATGGTACGGCAGAGAAGTGAAGTAA
- a CDS encoding ABC transporter ATP-binding protein encodes MLHIEGLSAGYGPRPVLSDIELKVTAGETVALLGANTAGKTTVIRAITGTVPRASGTIRFEDEDITALPSHRRIGRGIACVPEGRHVFKDMTVTENLVMGAFHRRYDFEESELEACIELFPRLGERRRQLAGTLSGGEQQMVAICRALLAKPKLLLLDEPSHGLAPLMVEEVHRAIGKINASGVSVLLVEQNVGSALKIVDRGYVLESGRLAMSGTSAELQDNDEVRRTYLGI; translated from the coding sequence ATGCTGCACATTGAGGGACTTTCAGCGGGCTATGGTCCTCGTCCCGTGCTGTCGGATATCGAGCTAAAGGTGACGGCGGGAGAAACCGTCGCGCTGCTTGGTGCAAACACCGCCGGCAAGACGACCGTGATCCGTGCGATCACCGGCACCGTGCCTCGAGCTAGCGGAACGATCCGTTTTGAAGATGAAGATATCACCGCATTGCCGAGTCATCGGCGGATCGGTCGGGGGATTGCCTGTGTTCCGGAAGGGCGTCACGTCTTTAAAGATATGACTGTGACAGAGAATCTGGTGATGGGCGCGTTTCATCGCAGATATGATTTCGAGGAGTCCGAGCTTGAGGCTTGCATTGAGTTGTTTCCGCGGCTTGGCGAGCGTCGGCGGCAGCTTGCAGGCACTCTTTCGGGTGGCGAACAGCAAATGGTCGCGATCTGTCGTGCGTTATTGGCAAAGCCGAAGCTTCTGCTGCTCGATGAACCCAGCCACGGCCTCGCGCCGTTGATGGTCGAGGAGGTTCACCGGGCGATTGGCAAGATCAATGCGAGTGGCGTGAGCGTTCTGCTTGTCGAGCAGAATGTCGGTTCGGCGCTGAAGATTGTTGATCGTGGCTATGTGCTGGAAAGCGGGCGATTGGCGATGTCAGGAACGAGCGCTGAGCTCCAAGACAATGATGAGGTGCGGCGCACCTATCTGGGAATCTGA
- a CDS encoding carbon-nitrogen hydrolase family protein, with amino-acid sequence MAKFKAAVVQAATVAGDTPATVRKAVALIAEVGRRGAKVAVFPEAFVGGYPKGADFHIYLGARTPEGRQEYAAYHAAAIGVPGPETDQIGKAVKEAGLFLTIGVIEREGGTLYCSALFFGEDGRLLGKHRKLMPTALERLCWGFGDGSTLTTVETPYGAMGSVICWENYMPMLRMAMYSKDIAIYCAPTADDRDTWASTMQHIALEGRCFVLSACQYLTRAEFPTDLQNKMTDDADQVLMRGGSLIVDALGRIVAGPDFSGETILTAELDTDDIPRGKFDFDAVGHYARPDVFKLVVNEQPMQPVVHLAAE; translated from the coding sequence ATGGCGAAATTTAAGGCAGCGGTAGTACAGGCCGCGACGGTGGCGGGCGATACCCCGGCAACCGTGCGTAAGGCGGTCGCGTTGATCGCTGAAGTTGGACGGCGTGGCGCGAAGGTTGCGGTTTTCCCCGAGGCCTTTGTCGGTGGGTATCCGAAGGGGGCCGACTTTCACATTTATCTCGGAGCACGCACGCCGGAAGGGCGGCAGGAGTACGCCGCCTACCATGCGGCGGCGATCGGCGTTCCAGGGCCTGAAACTGATCAGATCGGCAAGGCGGTGAAGGAAGCAGGTCTGTTCCTGACGATCGGCGTCATCGAGCGCGAGGGAGGTACGCTCTACTGTTCCGCGTTGTTCTTCGGCGAAGATGGTCGCTTGCTCGGCAAGCACCGCAAGTTGATGCCGACGGCACTGGAACGGTTGTGTTGGGGCTTCGGTGACGGCTCCACGCTCACCACGGTCGAGACACCCTATGGCGCGATGGGTTCGGTGATCTGTTGGGAAAACTATATGCCGATGCTGCGCATGGCTATGTACAGCAAGGACATCGCGATTTACTGCGCGCCGACCGCCGATGATCGCGATACGTGGGCCTCGACCATGCAGCATATTGCGCTCGAGGGACGTTGTTTTGTTCTTTCGGCGTGCCAATACCTGACGCGAGCCGAGTTTCCAACCGACCTGCAGAACAAGATGACCGATGATGCGGATCAAGTTTTGATGCGCGGAGGCAGTCTGATTGTCGATGCGCTGGGCCGCATCGTGGCTGGACCGGATTTTTCGGGCGAGACGATTCTGACCGCGGAGTTGGATACGGATGACATCCCGCGCGGGAAATTCGATTTCGACGCTGTAGGGCATTATGCGCGGCCGGATGTTTTCAAGCTCGTTGTGAATGAGCAGCCGATGCAGCCCGTTGTGCATCTTGCCGCAGAATAG
- a CDS encoding ABC transporter ATP-binding protein produces the protein MMPLLDATGVTVRFGGLTALSDVTFQISPGEIVGLIGPNGAGKTTLFSSLVGLTRLSEGAIVFDREPVNGLRPHLIARRGMTKTFQNTALFPGMSLRDNVVIGALARASLAEAKEFADECLDKVGLLKDADVGVDNLTFPQKALGEVARALATRPRLVLLDEVMAALTPSEMTTIMRSLRALRDRDGITFMIVEHHMRAIMELSERILVLNFGKLIANGTPEQVSADPSVITAYLGSANAAH, from the coding sequence ATGATGCCTTTGCTCGATGCCACTGGTGTAACGGTACGTTTCGGCGGTCTGACGGCGCTATCGGACGTGACCTTTCAAATCAGTCCAGGGGAGATCGTCGGATTGATCGGGCCGAACGGTGCTGGCAAGACGACACTGTTCAGTTCTCTTGTTGGTCTGACGCGCCTGAGCGAAGGCGCAATCGTGTTCGACCGCGAGCCGGTCAACGGGTTGCGGCCGCACCTCATCGCGCGCCGGGGCATGACCAAAACCTTTCAGAACACGGCGTTATTTCCCGGAATGTCGCTACGGGACAACGTGGTGATCGGCGCCCTTGCGCGTGCGAGTTTAGCGGAGGCAAAGGAGTTTGCCGATGAATGTCTCGATAAGGTCGGCCTGTTGAAAGATGCAGATGTCGGCGTGGACAATCTCACCTTCCCGCAAAAGGCGTTGGGGGAGGTGGCGAGAGCACTGGCGACCCGACCCAGGCTTGTTCTGCTTGACGAGGTGATGGCAGCCCTGACGCCATCGGAGATGACAACGATTATGAGATCGTTGCGCGCGCTGCGCGATCGCGACGGCATCACGTTCATGATCGTTGAGCACCATATGCGGGCGATCATGGAGTTGTCCGAGCGCATTCTCGTGCTGAATTTCGGGAAGCTGATCGCGAATGGGACACCAGAGCAGGTCTCCGCAGACCCGAGTGTCATCACCGCGTATCTGGGGAGCGCCAATGCTGCACATTGA
- a CDS encoding branched-chain amino acid ABC transporter permease, giving the protein MTAFLQALIDGTLVGGVYGIIAVGLSLVFGVLGIVNFAQAEFMMLGMYAAWFAWRYLGLDPLIGAAISFAVGFGIGALAQRFLIQRVMNAPHVSQIFLTVGLLIVLENAALLLFGADFRTVQTPYQTQSLQMGPFFISVPYLAAFCNALVVSVALWLVMARTWIGRAIRATAQNAMAAEIFGVDAKRVYMIAFGLGTGLTAFGGGIILSYSSVSPTSGAQYVVLMFTVVVLGGLGSVLGALIGGIAVGIIQSLSTLVMPIQVQNLALFVIFIALLTFRPQGLLGGASR; this is encoded by the coding sequence ATGACTGCGTTTCTTCAAGCTCTGATCGACGGCACTCTGGTCGGCGGCGTTTATGGCATTATCGCTGTCGGTCTGTCGCTGGTGTTCGGAGTTCTTGGTATTGTGAACTTCGCGCAAGCGGAGTTCATGATGTTGGGCATGTACGCCGCTTGGTTTGCTTGGCGTTATCTCGGCCTCGATCCGCTCATTGGAGCGGCCATTTCATTCGCGGTGGGTTTTGGAATCGGTGCGCTTGCGCAGCGATTCCTCATCCAGCGCGTGATGAATGCACCGCATGTTTCACAAATCTTCCTGACTGTCGGCCTCTTGATCGTTCTCGAGAATGCGGCGCTGCTGCTGTTCGGAGCAGATTTTCGGACAGTGCAAACGCCGTATCAAACGCAGTCGCTGCAAATGGGACCATTTTTCATTTCTGTTCCATATCTCGCGGCTTTCTGTAACGCGCTTGTCGTCTCGGTCGCGCTGTGGCTGGTCATGGCGCGGACATGGATCGGCCGCGCCATTCGTGCGACAGCCCAGAACGCAATGGCGGCCGAAATTTTTGGAGTCGACGCAAAGCGCGTCTACATGATCGCGTTCGGGCTCGGGACAGGCCTCACCGCATTCGGCGGCGGGATCATCCTTTCGTACTCATCGGTAAGTCCAACATCTGGCGCACAATACGTCGTTCTGATGTTTACCGTCGTCGTGCTCGGTGGTCTCGGCAGTGTGCTCGGCGCTCTGATCGGCGGCATCGCGGTCGGTATCATCCAGTCGTTATCAACGTTGGTAATGCCGATCCAGGTCCAGAACCTCGCGCTTTTCGTGATTTTCATCGCGCTGCTCACTTTCCGTCCGCAAGGTCTGCTGGGAGGCGCGTCACGATGA
- a CDS encoding TrmB family transcriptional regulator, with translation MDPRLLALGLDEKEQRFYLAALELGTASVTAVSARADVSRTNGYDLLQRLQKRGLLSQIEGDGGVKQIVAEDPGVLLREWDRTRSMLDDLIPELRSLLGGPKIRPRIRFYEGIEGIRRAMWETLDCRSKILRGILSMHELLEAPGAEWMDGFIAERLRRGIQLQVIRSPSRESEHIWPSSQDELRELRYAPTSMDLGMTMYLYDERVLYVSSRKENFALVIESPELSALNGAMFDGLWITLGSSPARRTR, from the coding sequence ATGGATCCCCGGCTTCTTGCGTTAGGTCTGGACGAAAAGGAACAGCGCTTTTACCTCGCCGCGCTCGAACTCGGAACAGCGTCCGTCACGGCTGTCTCGGCGCGCGCCGACGTTTCGCGCACGAACGGCTACGATCTTTTGCAACGTCTTCAGAAACGCGGCCTGCTCAGCCAGATTGAGGGCGACGGCGGAGTCAAGCAGATCGTCGCGGAAGATCCTGGCGTGCTGCTCCGGGAATGGGATCGCACACGATCCATGCTCGACGACCTCATTCCGGAGCTTCGCTCGCTGCTCGGGGGACCTAAGATCCGTCCGCGCATTCGTTTCTATGAAGGCATCGAGGGCATCCGCCGCGCGATGTGGGAAACGCTGGACTGCAGGTCCAAGATCTTGCGTGGGATTCTGTCGATGCACGAGCTTCTTGAGGCGCCGGGCGCGGAATGGATGGATGGCTTCATTGCCGAGCGGCTTCGCCGCGGCATCCAGCTCCAAGTCATACGCTCGCCTTCCCGCGAGAGCGAGCACATCTGGCCATCGTCGCAGGATGAATTGCGCGAGCTACGGTATGCGCCAACCTCCATGGATCTCGGCATGACAATGTATCTCTATGATGAAAGGGTGCTCTACGTTTCATCAAGGAAAGAGAACTTTGCTCTTGTCATCGAAAGTCCCGAACTATCCGCTCTGAACGGCGCAATGTTCGATGGGCTCTGGATTACGCTCGGATCATCCCCCGCTCGCCGGACGCGATGA
- a CDS encoding sulfurtransferase TusA family protein — protein sequence MTPASELPEILLQLRGLKCPLPALRTRKALAQALPGSVIVVECTDPLAAIDIPNLIAQTGDTLESQTREETVLTFRIRKC from the coding sequence ATGACACCCGCTTCCGAACTGCCCGAGATCCTGCTGCAACTGCGCGGCCTGAAGTGCCCCCTGCCTGCCCTGCGGACACGGAAAGCGCTCGCACAGGCGTTGCCGGGCAGCGTGATCGTCGTCGAATGCACCGATCCGCTCGCCGCGATCGATATCCCGAACCTGATCGCGCAGACCGGCGACACATTGGAATCGCAAACCCGCGAAGAGACCGTGCTGACATTTCGCATCCGGAAATGTTAG
- a CDS encoding trehalose-6-phosphate synthase has protein sequence MNLVVVSNRVARATANEPMTGGLAAALLPVVEKSGAVWVGSSGQLSPRSHGPAQVEVQALGAGVLALLDMPAEDYGGYYEGFANSALWPALHSRSDLIRVSDDDYWAYRRINAFVANALMRFKKSDTAFWVQDYHFLALGEELRRRGVMQPVGFFLHTPWPARSVVIGVPHHRELIEAMLAYDVIGFQTEDDCARFSDYVQNELGLTVEDGAVISRYGVSRLAAFPIGIDVDGFAAQAAKAATHPEVSRLRMSLRGEKLAIGVDRLDYSKGLVNRINAFDRLFEMQPSLKRTLSLLQIATPSRDAIEAYNRLQTELAGLVSTVNGRHGEPDWTPIRYLNKGYGQQVLSGFYRAAKVGVVTPLHDGMNLVAKEYVAAQDPDDPGVLVLSKFAGAAKEMDAALLVNPNDIDDVARGLARAVSMSPGERRERWSVLMARLRARTIHRWFSDFLAELDNVPRQLAPEADRGSVLQLAASQGRARQLH, from the coding sequence GTGAATCTGGTTGTTGTTTCAAACCGCGTCGCGCGCGCCACGGCGAACGAGCCGATGACCGGCGGGCTTGCGGCTGCCTTGCTTCCAGTCGTTGAAAAATCCGGCGCAGTCTGGGTTGGTTCGAGCGGCCAGTTGAGTCCGCGTTCGCACGGCCCGGCACAAGTCGAGGTTCAGGCGCTCGGCGCGGGCGTGCTGGCTCTGCTCGACATGCCGGCCGAGGACTATGGCGGCTATTACGAAGGCTTTGCGAACTCCGCGCTCTGGCCGGCGCTGCATTCCCGCAGCGATCTCATCCGTGTGTCCGACGACGACTACTGGGCTTATCGGCGCATCAATGCGTTCGTCGCCAATGCGCTGATGCGTTTCAAGAAGAGCGACACTGCATTCTGGGTCCAGGACTATCACTTCCTCGCGCTCGGCGAGGAGTTGCGTCGGCGTGGCGTGATGCAGCCGGTCGGCTTCTTCCTGCATACCCCGTGGCCGGCGCGTTCGGTGGTGATTGGCGTGCCGCATCATCGCGAGCTGATCGAAGCGATGCTGGCGTATGATGTGATCGGATTTCAGACCGAGGACGATTGCGCGCGCTTCAGCGACTATGTGCAGAACGAACTTGGCCTGACGGTTGAGGACGGCGCCGTCATCTCGCGCTATGGCGTATCGCGGCTGGCTGCCTTCCCGATCGGGATCGATGTCGATGGGTTTGCCGCGCAGGCGGCGAAAGCGGCGACGCATCCGGAAGTCTCGCGCCTGCGCATGTCGCTGCGCGGCGAGAAGCTGGCGATCGGTGTCGATCGCCTGGACTATTCGAAAGGGCTGGTCAACCGGATCAATGCGTTCGATCGGCTGTTCGAGATGCAGCCGTCGTTGAAGCGTACGCTGTCGCTGTTGCAGATCGCGACGCCGTCGCGCGATGCGATCGAAGCCTATAACCGTCTGCAGACCGAGTTGGCGGGCCTCGTGTCGACAGTGAATGGCCGGCACGGCGAGCCTGACTGGACGCCGATCCGCTACCTGAACAAGGGCTATGGCCAGCAGGTGCTCTCCGGGTTCTACCGTGCGGCCAAGGTTGGCGTGGTCACCCCGTTGCACGACGGCATGAATTTGGTCGCCAAGGAGTATGTCGCGGCGCAGGATCCGGATGATCCGGGTGTGCTGGTGCTGTCGAAGTTCGCGGGGGCCGCGAAGGAGATGGATGCCGCGCTGCTGGTCAATCCGAACGACATCGACGACGTGGCGCGCGGACTGGCGCGCGCGGTGTCGATGTCGCCCGGTGAGCGCCGGGAACGATGGTCGGTGCTGATGGCGCGGCTGCGCGCCCGCACCATCCATCGCTGGTTCTCGGACTTCTTGGCGGAGCTGGACAATGTGCCCCGGCAGTTGGCGCCGGAGGCCGATCGCGGATCCGTGCTGCAGCTCGCCGCCAGCCAGGGTCGAGCCCGCCAGTTGCATTAA
- a CDS encoding DUF6538 domain-containing protein produces the protein MASCLWQRGATWFFQLRPPSDLQSALGAAPFRIRLPCQTRREASRFARHLAGVAERWLMMMMRYRGFAKMRVAAMRSSNVGKSRFLPRT, from the coding sequence ATGGCGTCGTGCCTCTGGCAACGCGGCGCGACTTGGTTCTTTCAGCTGCGACCGCCCTCGGATCTGCAATCGGCCCTCGGTGCGGCGCCTTTCAGAATTCGGCTGCCGTGCCAGACCCGTCGAGAGGCGTCCCGTTTCGCCCGTCATCTCGCCGGTGTGGCTGAGCGATGGCTGATGATGATGATGCGGTATCGGGGCTTTGCGAAGATGCGTGTTGCTGCCATGCGCAGCAGCAATGTGGGGAAGAGCCGCTTTCTGCCGAGGACGTGA
- a CDS encoding flavin reductase family protein: MDTFELAGLTPALRYKLLAGLVVPRPIALITTVSDAGVVNAAPYSFFNVFSEDPPIVVVGLQSKDDLSLKDTARNVRSSGEFVVNMVDEDLAVAMNDCAIDFPPERGEPSSLQLSLAQSHQVAVPRLVRSPVALECRKVTMMNFGVGRDLLVGEVLVIQAREGVIDPQTLRTEYARYSPVGRLTGFEYTRTHDRFQLMRESFAAWSERVKDGTSAT, encoded by the coding sequence ATGGATACGTTCGAACTGGCCGGGCTGACACCCGCGCTCCGTTATAAGTTGCTCGCCGGGCTTGTTGTGCCGCGCCCGATTGCGTTGATAACGACCGTGTCCGACGCGGGCGTGGTGAATGCTGCGCCTTATTCTTTCTTCAACGTGTTCTCCGAAGATCCGCCCATCGTCGTTGTGGGCCTGCAGTCGAAGGATGATCTGTCGCTCAAGGACACCGCGCGCAACGTGCGCAGTTCCGGTGAGTTTGTCGTGAACATGGTGGATGAAGATCTCGCTGTCGCGATGAACGATTGCGCTATCGACTTTCCGCCTGAACGAGGCGAGCCGAGCAGCCTGCAATTGTCGCTCGCCCAGAGCCATCAAGTTGCTGTGCCGCGCCTGGTGCGCAGTCCAGTCGCGCTCGAGTGTCGGAAGGTGACGATGATGAATTTTGGTGTGGGTCGTGATCTTCTGGTTGGCGAGGTGCTCGTAATCCAGGCGCGCGAAGGTGTGATCGATCCCCAGACCCTTCGCACCGAATATGCGCGCTACAGCCCAGTCGGACGTCTGACTGGTTTTGAGTACACGCGCACTCATGACCGTTTTCAGTTGATGCGCGAAAGCTTTGCGGCCTGGTCCGAACGCGTGAAGGACGGGACGTCCGCGACTTGA
- the mobA gene encoding molybdenum cofactor guanylyltransferase MobA, with protein MDAAQSKVFGIILAGGRAERLGGRGKADLSIGDETLVARAIRRLRPQCAGLVLNSNEPAQHPALPIAPDPVAERLGPLSGVLAGLDWIAVHAPDVALAVTVPVDGPFLPANLVARLSQARDDARAEIACAASNGRRHGVYALWPVSLRSALRDALLTQHLRKVDHFLARYQIAVSPWDTTPADPFFNINTPADLDHARALIVQFPDF; from the coding sequence TTGGACGCAGCACAGAGCAAGGTTTTCGGCATCATTCTGGCCGGCGGCCGGGCCGAACGGCTCGGTGGGCGCGGCAAGGCCGATCTTTCGATCGGCGACGAGACGCTGGTCGCCCGCGCGATCCGCCGCCTGCGGCCGCAGTGCGCCGGCCTGGTGCTCAATTCCAACGAGCCGGCGCAGCACCCGGCCCTGCCGATCGCGCCCGATCCCGTCGCCGAGCGACTTGGTCCGCTCAGCGGCGTTCTCGCAGGCCTCGACTGGATCGCCGTCCATGCCCCGGACGTGGCCCTGGCCGTGACCGTTCCCGTCGATGGTCCGTTTCTGCCCGCCAATCTGGTTGCACGGCTGAGCCAGGCCCGCGATGACGCGCGGGCGGAGATTGCCTGCGCCGCATCGAACGGCCGACGCCATGGCGTCTATGCGCTATGGCCGGTTTCGCTCCGCTCCGCCTTGCGGGACGCGCTGCTGACGCAACACCTTCGCAAGGTCGATCATTTCCTCGCCCGCTATCAGATCGCCGTCAGCCCGTGGGACACCACGCCCGCCGATCCGTTCTTCAACATCAACACACCGGCCGACCTCGACCATGCACGCGCGCTCATTGTGCAGTTTCCCGATTTCTGA